The following proteins come from a genomic window of Synechococcus sp. BIOS-E4-1:
- the galE gene encoding UDP-glucose 4-epimerase GalE codes for MARLLITGGAGFIGSHTCVVLLQAGHNLLVLDNFSNSTPLALERVSALAQLDSQSSQARLQVRRGDIRDQACLEELFSNAASEGAPIDAVIHFAGLKAVGESVRDPLRYWDVNLTGSRCLLAAMNEHQCRTLVFSSSATLYGYPERVPIPETAPIQPINPYGHSKTAVEQLLHDLAASAPNQWRIACLRYFNPVGAHPSGKIGEDPLGRPNNLFPFVSQVAVGRRKSLQVFGGDWPTRDGTCIRDYIHVMDVAEGHRAALDCLFAEPAQLLTLNLGSGQGASVLEVVHAFESSSGRQVPFELVARRDGDAAITVADPGLALQRLGWRTQRGLDEICRDGWAWQSANPAGYDDPG; via the coding sequence ATGGCACGGCTGCTGATCACAGGCGGGGCTGGATTCATTGGTAGCCACACCTGTGTCGTGCTCTTACAGGCAGGTCACAACCTGCTGGTGCTCGACAACTTCAGCAACAGCACCCCACTGGCCCTGGAACGGGTGTCTGCACTCGCCCAGCTTGACTCCCAGTCATCCCAAGCCCGCCTGCAGGTTCGACGGGGAGACATACGCGATCAGGCCTGCCTTGAAGAGCTGTTTTCCAACGCAGCTTCAGAGGGCGCACCGATTGATGCTGTGATCCACTTCGCCGGACTGAAAGCCGTTGGTGAATCAGTGCGCGATCCACTGCGCTACTGGGACGTGAATCTGACTGGCAGCCGCTGTCTGCTGGCTGCCATGAATGAGCATCAATGCCGCACCCTGGTGTTCAGCAGCAGCGCCACGCTCTACGGCTACCCAGAACGCGTACCGATCCCAGAGACAGCGCCCATTCAGCCGATCAACCCCTACGGCCACTCCAAGACAGCTGTTGAACAGCTCTTGCACGATCTGGCCGCCAGCGCTCCCAATCAATGGCGCATTGCTTGCCTGCGTTATTTCAATCCCGTGGGAGCCCACCCCAGCGGCAAAATTGGAGAAGACCCCCTCGGTAGACCCAACAACCTCTTCCCCTTCGTGAGTCAGGTGGCCGTGGGAAGGCGCAAATCTCTCCAGGTGTTTGGTGGCGACTGGCCCACCAGAGACGGCACCTGCATCCGCGATTACATCCACGTGATGGATGTGGCGGAAGGTCACCGCGCTGCCCTCGACTGTCTGTTCGCCGAACCAGCTCAACTGCTCACCCTCAATCTGGGCAGTGGTCAGGGAGCTTCGGTGCTGGAGGTGGTGCATGCCTTCGAAAGCTCCAGCGGTCGCCAAGTGCCCTTCGAACTGGTGGCCCGCCGCGATGGCGATGCAGCCATCACGGTTGCCGATCCCGGGTTGGCTCTTCAACGGCTCGGCTGGCGAACCCAACGCGGCCTTGACGAAATCTGCCGCGACGGCTGGGCCTGGCAATCGGCCAATCCAGCTGGATACGACGACCCCGGATGA
- a CDS encoding MFS transporter, with translation MAQRSNRLFRYLWGGQLISNLGTQTSLYGIGLWLFAQSGQLLDFGLVAMVVQAARLLALPLFLRVFPAWRPGRLMVLCHATGAVCTALLAVVLLGSSADEPPRLLGVLAIQALAAVAEAVLVVRLSSLIPLLISDQERLQRANGLFATVDGLVITMAPFLGSWLVASQGLGGVLLLDGISFLLALLSVLVAPWSQAMQQHDWAVPEASNQLMAPGTWNRLLALWQRSFPARSALVFTALTAFVYASLEVLFPAWVALAYAPERMGWVLITGCLGYLIGFAGWRWRLGQQWRTVLPLSLIIQALILMGTGLQAFAHRPVVWFGAVLVFSAALPVVMAALHQAWVTLAPRDALPRYFSLRYGCEWSTRLCAFLGVPLLVDHGLRPALNWPLWPAWLTESLGTGEGRVMAIAIGGLGWVIAGGLSWKHLCLGAKPSNVQAEGL, from the coding sequence GTGGCTCAGAGATCCAATCGCCTGTTTCGCTACCTCTGGGGCGGTCAGCTGATTTCCAATCTGGGAACTCAGACGAGTCTCTATGGCATCGGTCTTTGGTTGTTTGCTCAGTCTGGCCAGTTACTCGACTTTGGCCTGGTGGCCATGGTGGTGCAGGCGGCACGTTTGTTGGCGTTGCCGCTGTTTTTACGCGTTTTCCCGGCATGGCGTCCAGGCCGTTTGATGGTGCTCTGCCATGCCACGGGTGCAGTGTGCACTGCTTTGTTGGCTGTGGTGTTGCTTGGCTCTTCCGCTGATGAGCCACCTCGGTTGCTCGGCGTTCTGGCGATTCAAGCTTTGGCCGCAGTGGCTGAAGCGGTGTTGGTGGTGCGTCTCTCCAGCCTGATTCCGCTGCTGATCTCCGATCAGGAGCGTTTACAGCGAGCCAATGGATTGTTCGCCACCGTGGATGGCTTAGTGATCACCATGGCTCCCTTCCTGGGGAGCTGGCTTGTCGCCAGTCAGGGCCTGGGCGGTGTGCTGCTGCTTGATGGAATCAGTTTTTTGTTGGCCCTGCTGAGTGTTCTGGTCGCTCCCTGGTCGCAGGCCATGCAGCAGCACGATTGGGCCGTCCCTGAGGCGTCCAATCAGCTCATGGCTCCTGGCACTTGGAATCGTTTGCTTGCGCTCTGGCAGCGTTCCTTCCCAGCCCGCTCAGCTCTTGTTTTCACAGCGCTCACGGCATTTGTGTATGCCTCTCTGGAAGTGCTTTTTCCTGCTTGGGTGGCGCTGGCCTATGCGCCTGAGCGGATGGGTTGGGTTCTGATCACAGGCTGCTTGGGGTATTTGATCGGGTTTGCTGGCTGGCGATGGCGATTGGGGCAGCAGTGGCGAACTGTCCTGCCCTTGAGCCTGATCATCCAGGCGCTGATCTTGATGGGCACTGGATTGCAAGCCTTTGCGCATCGACCCGTGGTTTGGTTTGGAGCTGTCTTGGTGTTCAGTGCGGCCTTGCCCGTTGTGATGGCAGCACTTCACCAGGCCTGGGTGACCCTGGCTCCCCGGGACGCACTGCCTCGCTACTTTTCACTGCGCTATGGCTGCGAATGGTCAACCCGTTTGTGCGCCTTTCTGGGCGTACCTCTGCTGGTTGACCATGGATTGCGCCCGGCACTCAATTGGCCTCTGTGGCCAGCTTGGTTAACAGAGAGTCTTGGCACCGGGGAGGGTCGTGTGATGGCGATTGCCATCGGTGGTCTTGGCTGGGTGATTGCCGGCGGCCTGTCTTGGAAACACCTTTGTTTGGGTGCAAAACCATCCAATGTCCAGGCGGAAGGTCTTTGA
- the selD gene encoding selenide, water dikinase SelD translates to MSGLVMAGGGHSHALVLRRWAMQPSKRPSGLITLVSRTSTALYSGMVPGLIAGIYQHDQVAVDLRDLADQAGVALVVAEITGLELQNQLLRLDQRPALPYVRLSLNLGAVTSANPVPTSGLVPIKPLEPALDFLGEQDRQMDEPAVATSPFQVVGSGLAAVETVLALRKRWPRRPLVLQIRPRHLQPVLIRALREGSIQILETSELDPTGEFMTTPGLICTGSRAPHWLAESGLPCYPSSGRIRTEASLQVIGQPKLFAAGDCAVIDAQPRAPSGVWAVRAAAPLAHNLEAACEGRPLQRWRPQRQALQLLGGFNKGHPTAWALRGSRLIGPHPLIWRLKAAIDARFMAMFRRSRSMDSAETMACKGCAAKLAAGPLESALQQAGIATLGTQPEDAAILPMNTAAGSTPVLQSVDGFPALVSDPWLNGRLTTLHACSDLWACGARVLAAQAVVTLPQATESTQETLLAQTLAGIRSALDPQGAQLIGGHTLEARDGLAQPPPSRAVQVTLSVSGQALEPFWPKAGLQAGDRLLLSRPLGTGVLFAAAMAGATPAPALDLALEQMGTSQHVLLEDLLDLQSEHPNGIHAATDITGFGLLGHLGEMLRNPALKVVLNGAHIPALAGSLSLLAKGFASSLAPANRRAWSLLDNGCVDLQLTGLEPGSKRLQALLELLVDPQTCGPLLISVQADIAQVLTTRLQSPWTEIGSVQTR, encoded by the coding sequence ATGAGTGGTCTTGTAATGGCTGGTGGCGGGCATAGCCATGCCCTGGTGCTGCGCCGCTGGGCCATGCAACCCAGCAAACGCCCCAGCGGGCTGATCACGCTGGTGAGCCGAACCAGCACAGCCCTGTATTCAGGCATGGTGCCTGGCCTGATCGCAGGGATCTATCAACACGACCAGGTGGCAGTGGATCTACGCGACCTGGCTGATCAAGCGGGCGTGGCACTGGTCGTGGCCGAGATCACCGGTCTGGAGCTTCAGAACCAACTGCTGAGGCTGGATCAGCGGCCAGCACTGCCTTACGTGCGCCTCAGCCTCAACCTGGGCGCGGTGACTTCAGCGAACCCAGTGCCAACTTCCGGACTGGTGCCAATTAAACCGCTGGAGCCAGCGCTGGACTTTCTCGGGGAGCAGGACCGACAGATGGACGAACCGGCTGTTGCGACCTCCCCTTTTCAGGTGGTGGGCAGCGGCCTGGCTGCAGTGGAGACGGTCTTGGCTCTCAGGAAACGCTGGCCCAGGCGACCTCTGGTGCTGCAGATCCGGCCCAGGCATCTACAACCAGTCTTGATCCGAGCCCTACGGGAAGGCTCCATCCAGATCCTTGAAACAAGCGAACTGGATCCAACAGGCGAGTTCATGACTACTCCAGGACTGATTTGCACCGGCAGCCGTGCACCCCATTGGCTGGCCGAAAGCGGACTGCCCTGCTACCCAAGCAGCGGCCGGATCCGCACCGAGGCAAGCCTTCAGGTGATCGGACAGCCCAAGCTCTTTGCCGCAGGCGACTGCGCTGTGATCGATGCGCAGCCCCGCGCCCCATCGGGAGTCTGGGCTGTGCGGGCCGCCGCACCTTTGGCCCACAACCTGGAAGCCGCTTGCGAAGGACGACCTTTACAACGCTGGCGTCCCCAACGCCAGGCCCTCCAACTGCTGGGCGGGTTCAACAAGGGGCACCCCACAGCCTGGGCACTACGAGGATCACGCCTGATCGGCCCTCACCCCCTGATATGGCGCCTGAAAGCGGCCATTGATGCGCGCTTCATGGCGATGTTTCGGCGCAGCAGATCCATGGACAGCGCCGAAACAATGGCATGTAAGGGCTGTGCCGCCAAGCTTGCCGCTGGGCCCCTGGAAAGTGCTCTGCAGCAGGCCGGCATCGCAACGCTGGGGACACAACCCGAAGATGCCGCAATACTGCCGATGAACACCGCCGCGGGCTCCACGCCTGTGCTGCAAAGCGTGGATGGCTTTCCAGCCCTGGTCAGTGACCCCTGGCTGAATGGACGTCTTACGACCTTGCATGCATGCTCGGATCTCTGGGCCTGCGGTGCCCGCGTGCTGGCTGCCCAGGCGGTGGTCACCCTGCCTCAGGCCACTGAATCCACCCAAGAGACCCTGCTGGCCCAGACGTTGGCGGGCATCCGCTCCGCCCTTGATCCCCAGGGCGCCCAGCTGATCGGAGGTCACACGCTGGAGGCCCGCGATGGCCTTGCCCAGCCGCCGCCCAGCCGGGCTGTTCAGGTCACGCTGAGCGTCAGCGGCCAAGCCCTTGAACCGTTCTGGCCCAAGGCAGGACTTCAGGCCGGAGACCGACTGCTGCTCAGTCGTCCGCTGGGGACAGGAGTGCTGTTCGCCGCGGCCATGGCCGGTGCTACTCCAGCTCCTGCTCTGGATTTAGCCCTCGAACAAATGGGCACGAGCCAGCACGTCTTGCTGGAAGACCTTCTGGATCTGCAAAGCGAGCATCCAAATGGCATTCATGCGGCGACCGACATCACCGGCTTTGGGCTGCTGGGGCATCTGGGCGAAATGCTGCGCAATCCGGCCCTCAAAGTGGTGCTCAACGGCGCCCATATCCCTGCGCTGGCTGGATCTCTTTCGTTACTGGCCAAGGGCTTCGCAAGCAGCCTGGCCCCCGCCAACCGACGAGCCTGGAGCTTGCTGGACAACGGCTGCGTGGATCTGCAACTGACCGGACTGGAACCCGGCAGCAAGAGGCTTCAAGCCCTGCTTGAGCTGCTGGTGGATCCACAGACCTGCGGACCGCTTTTGATCAGCGTTCAGGCCGATATCGCTCAGGTGCTGACCACTCGACTCCAAAGCCCCTGGACGGAAATCGGCAGCGTGCAAACACGCTGA